The proteins below are encoded in one region of Macrococcus armenti:
- a CDS encoding methionine ABC transporter permease codes for MKTDITTFYPVIIEQTINTLIMVVITLFFAVLIGLPLGILLYATAKGNILENKFVNGILNALINTIRPIPFIIFLVALIPVTRFLVGTSIGIWAAIFPMTLAASLSIARIVENNIVSVDKGVIEAAEAMGSSKFDILFKVLIPEAAGALILGLTFTTVSLIEFSAVAGLVGAGGIGYLAFTYGYQRFDVLIMFITVVILIILVQITQFIGNKFASIYTNRL; via the coding sequence TTGAAAACTGATATTACAACATTTTATCCAGTTATTATCGAGCAGACGATCAACACATTAATCATGGTGGTGATTACATTATTCTTTGCAGTACTGATTGGGCTTCCACTCGGAATATTACTTTATGCGACTGCAAAAGGTAATATACTGGAAAACAAGTTTGTGAATGGTATATTAAATGCACTGATTAATACGATCAGGCCCATTCCATTTATCATCTTCCTTGTCGCATTAATCCCGGTTACGAGATTTTTAGTTGGAACATCAATTGGAATATGGGCAGCGATTTTCCCGATGACACTCGCAGCTTCATTATCCATCGCACGTATTGTAGAAAACAATATTGTATCTGTAGATAAAGGTGTGATAGAAGCAGCAGAAGCAATGGGGTCAAGCAAGTTCGATATATTATTTAAAGTACTCATACCTGAAGCTGCGGGTGCTTTAATATTAGGTTTAACATTTACGACTGTATCACTAATTGAATTCTCGGCAGTAGCAGGACTCGTTGGAGCTGGCGGTATAGGTTACTTGGCATTTACATATGGTTATCAGAGATTTGATGTATTGATTATGTTTATTACAGTCGTCATACTAATCATACTCGTTCAGATTACACAATTTATCGGTAATAAATTTGCAAGCATATATACAAATAGACTATAA
- a CDS encoding methionine ABC transporter ATP-binding protein, with amino-acid sequence MIEIQDVTKVYTTKKGEVHALNHVDLTIEKGQVFGIVGYSGAGKSTLLRLINRLEKPTTGNVIVEGQDITTIREKTLRKRRQNIGMIFQQFNLFKSKTVGDNIRYPLKLSKRYNKSEIESRVDELLNFVGLIDKKDDYPNQLSGGQKQRIGIARALATEPDILLCDEATSALDPETTDDILNLLKKINERLNITIVIITHEMEVVKKICDEVAVMEHGKVVEQNKVFELFTSPKHPVTKRFVHSVLNDDIPNEIKTSDRKLYRFIFSHQQILKPALSQVGRQFGVDFNILYGGITELTDRLFGNLLIEVIGSSSNIDAALNQLREFKIDIKEVEGFEN; translated from the coding sequence ATAATCGAAATTCAGGATGTTACGAAAGTATATACTACGAAAAAAGGTGAAGTTCATGCACTGAATCATGTGGACTTAACGATTGAGAAAGGACAAGTATTTGGAATTGTTGGTTACTCAGGTGCAGGTAAATCAACTTTGCTGAGATTAATAAATCGTCTGGAAAAACCGACGACAGGGAATGTTATCGTAGAAGGTCAGGATATTACGACGATAAGAGAGAAAACATTGAGAAAAAGACGTCAGAATATCGGTATGATATTTCAGCAATTTAACTTATTTAAATCAAAAACGGTAGGAGACAATATTAGATATCCGCTTAAATTATCAAAGCGATATAACAAATCAGAAATCGAATCAAGAGTTGATGAGTTGTTAAACTTTGTTGGTTTAATTGATAAAAAAGATGATTATCCAAATCAACTCTCAGGAGGGCAGAAGCAGAGAATAGGGATAGCGAGAGCACTTGCAACAGAACCGGATATATTACTCTGTGATGAAGCAACGAGTGCGCTTGATCCTGAAACGACAGATGATATATTAAACTTACTGAAGAAAATAAATGAGAGACTCAATATTACAATTGTCATTATTACACATGAGATGGAAGTCGTTAAAAAGATTTGCGATGAAGTTGCTGTAATGGAACACGGCAAAGTCGTAGAACAGAATAAAGTATTTGAACTGTTCACTTCGCCAAAGCATCCTGTTACGAAACGATTTGTTCATAGCGTATTAAATGATGATATACCTAATGAAATTAAAACATCAGATCGTAAATTATACCGTTTTATTTTCAGTCATCAGCAAATCTTAAAGCCGGCACTCAGTCAGGTCGGTCGACAGTTTGGGGTTGATTTCAATATTTTGTATGGTGGTATAACCGAGTTAACTGATAGATTATTTGGGAATTTGTTAATCGAAGTGATAGGATCATCTTCTAATATTGATGCAGCGCTGAATCAATTACGTGAATTTAAAATTGATATAAAGGAGGTAGAAGGATTTGAAAACTGA
- a CDS encoding phospholipase D family protein: MQQKRNAVQSKGKSMAKKKAVNKKTQRKRKRKKSKLKFKHIFIIGCVIYVCSAVYGAMKPLPAGISKAYEPSKTNDVKLLIDKTYEKNKKMYYEHEIFNEQLKTIKAADDFIILDMFLFNDTYDGDVKFPKLTTELTHALINKKKENPDIQIYMLTDPINSFYGSYTPAHYKMLRDNGISVYETNLVKLRDSNPIYSGLWRPTLRFFGNNENGLIPNIFSKEAPNVTVRGFARLLNMKANHRKTLVTEDAAIISSSNPHDPSGHHQNVAVKVTGQLQEDLIKSEIHALNMSGSNLSASDFAIKNHAYSNDMDYKTTLVTEAKVKEAVLRNINSMKSGDNIKMGMFYLSDRDIVKSLLNASDRGVEVRIILDVNKEAFGKEKPGIPNKPVAHELISKSDDHIKVRWAVSHGEQFHAKYTLFRSLSTGESTVILGSANLTRRNVGDYNMETDVVISGKSDLSVFKQLNDTFDAMWENKYAHVTDDYDVQKDPSFIKDVLYRVQEFTGLSSF, translated from the coding sequence ATGCAGCAAAAACGTAATGCAGTTCAATCTAAAGGTAAATCGATGGCGAAGAAAAAAGCTGTGAATAAAAAAACGCAGCGTAAACGCAAAAGAAAAAAATCAAAACTTAAATTTAAACATATCTTTATAATCGGGTGTGTTATTTATGTTTGCAGTGCAGTGTATGGCGCGATGAAACCGCTCCCAGCAGGTATTAGTAAGGCTTATGAACCGAGTAAGACAAATGACGTGAAATTACTCATTGATAAAACGTACGAAAAAAATAAAAAAATGTACTATGAGCACGAAATATTCAATGAACAGTTAAAAACGATTAAAGCAGCAGATGATTTTATTATTCTTGATATGTTCTTATTCAATGATACATATGATGGTGATGTTAAGTTTCCGAAACTGACGACAGAACTTACGCATGCACTGATAAATAAAAAGAAAGAAAATCCAGACATTCAAATCTACATGTTGACAGATCCGATTAATTCATTTTATGGAAGTTACACACCAGCGCATTATAAAATGTTGCGTGATAATGGTATATCTGTTTATGAAACGAATCTTGTAAAACTTCGTGATTCAAATCCAATATACTCAGGGTTATGGCGACCGACTTTACGCTTTTTCGGAAATAACGAGAATGGTCTCATTCCGAATATATTCTCTAAAGAAGCACCGAATGTAACGGTACGAGGTTTCGCAAGATTACTTAATATGAAAGCGAATCATCGAAAAACATTAGTAACAGAAGATGCCGCAATCATATCAAGCAGCAATCCACACGACCCTAGCGGACATCATCAGAACGTTGCAGTAAAAGTAACAGGCCAATTACAGGAAGATTTGATTAAAAGTGAAATTCATGCACTGAACATGAGCGGTAGTAATTTATCAGCAAGTGATTTCGCGATAAAAAATCACGCATATAGCAATGACATGGATTATAAAACAACACTCGTAACAGAGGCTAAAGTGAAAGAAGCGGTACTGCGAAATATTAACAGCATGAAGTCCGGGGATAATATTAAGATGGGAATGTTTTATTTATCTGATCGTGATATCGTAAAATCACTATTAAATGCATCAGACCGTGGTGTAGAGGTTCGCATTATTTTAGATGTAAATAAAGAAGCATTCGGAAAGGAAAAGCCGGGTATACCAAACAAACCTGTTGCGCATGAACTCATCTCAAAGTCAGACGATCATATAAAAGTGAGATGGGCGGTGAGTCACGGAGAACAATTCCATGCGAAATATACACTTTTTAGAAGTTTATCGACTGGTGAGAGCACTGTAATACTTGGAAGTGCGAACTTAACACGTCGAAACGTTGGAGACTATAACATGGAAACAGACGTTGTGATTTCCGGTAAAAGCGACTTAAGCGTATTTAAACAACTAAACGATACATTTGATGCAATGTGGGAAAACAAATATGCGCATGTAACAGATGATTATGACGTCCAGAAAGATCCATCGTTTATTAAAGACGTCTTATACCGTGTACAGGAGTTTACAGGGTTATCGAGTTTCTAA
- a CDS encoding ABC transporter permease, which produces MQSKMSLWNNALFKNLSRNIMFLTVINMICTFILIPFSYFMMDVEGTNNISKYIIGSASTSSLYFFGTMMYAILCGLFITYFFKSKHASDFIHSLPIKRQEILSTIYGTYFIHALLNLVINGVITLIFGIKFTGINIEKMLIWIALSLLLHLFIFSLTILLGLLINNYLSHIISVIAILISPVIMGTLIYTTHMRMFKGLSSYPEQFLNEITIPVKFMDFVVKDDYNFTYLCIIFLISVVMIAASYVIYNKRRNERINEAYANNTIHLVIYFITILIVTLLGGLIFSTLFNEMLIIAIIIYFISFTISYMLMEMSAQKSVRITFNKKLYLASLLVVGVALLSVYAAGLYREQYIPDERKVKNVAATFEGETGQYAMTSLLNDTKVSDPVFINNVIRSHSKLVAAQKAQYNNDYEVYNVHLKYTLNDGRVIDRNYDVYKKDYEHYIKSMNTEENKSILTKALDLSNRVNDTISIQHEISEDSYTGEGLNKKQKERLVKVLEASINNKAFSSKLEAGRSKYAVTFEYENYNGTVYEAGSYDVPISLYDKEVIAFLKQENFIDKYSDLLPEGKVYELPKSTDLSFASSVDSIKDIKGAKKVERKSFKAIVDENKIDEEGNHLYLIDNAERTFIFVK; this is translated from the coding sequence ATGCAATCGAAAATGTCATTGTGGAATAATGCTTTGTTTAAAAATTTATCACGTAATATTATGTTTTTAACCGTAATTAATATGATTTGTACGTTTATCCTTATACCATTCTCATATTTTATGATGGATGTTGAAGGGACGAATAATATTAGTAAGTACATTATCGGGTCAGCAAGCACGTCTAGCTTATACTTTTTCGGAACGATGATGTATGCAATTTTATGTGGTTTGTTTATCACATATTTCTTTAAATCAAAGCATGCTTCTGATTTTATTCATAGTTTACCAATAAAGCGTCAGGAGATATTATCTACAATTTATGGTACATACTTTATTCACGCATTACTGAATTTAGTTATTAACGGGGTCATTACGCTTATATTCGGTATAAAGTTTACAGGTATTAATATTGAAAAGATGCTCATCTGGATAGCTTTAAGCCTATTATTGCATTTATTTATATTCAGTTTAACGATATTGCTCGGATTACTCATTAACAATTATTTAAGTCATATTATTAGTGTTATCGCTATATTAATTTCCCCGGTAATAATGGGTACGCTTATATACACGACACATATGAGAATGTTCAAAGGTTTGAGCAGTTATCCTGAGCAGTTTCTGAATGAAATTACGATTCCGGTTAAATTTATGGATTTTGTAGTGAAGGATGACTATAACTTTACATACTTATGTATCATATTCTTGATTTCAGTAGTAATGATAGCCGCATCATATGTCATATATAATAAGCGAAGAAATGAGCGCATCAATGAAGCGTATGCGAACAATACGATTCATCTAGTCATTTACTTTATCACGATATTAATTGTGACACTTCTTGGTGGGTTAATATTCAGCACGCTATTTAATGAAATGCTCATTATTGCGATAATCATATACTTCATTTCGTTTACGATCAGTTATATGTTAATGGAGATGTCTGCACAAAAATCTGTGCGTATTACATTTAATAAAAAGTTATATTTAGCATCACTGTTAGTAGTGGGGGTTGCTTTATTGTCCGTGTACGCAGCTGGTCTATACCGTGAGCAATATATTCCGGATGAAAGAAAGGTTAAAAATGTTGCTGCTACATTTGAAGGTGAAACAGGTCAATATGCGATGACAAGTTTACTTAATGATACGAAAGTAAGTGATCCAGTATTCATTAACAATGTTATTAGGTCACATAGCAAACTTGTTGCGGCACAAAAAGCACAATATAATAATGATTATGAAGTGTATAATGTTCATTTAAAATATACTTTGAACGATGGTCGTGTCATTGATAGAAATTATGATGTATATAAAAAAGACTATGAGCACTACATAAAATCAATGAACACTGAAGAAAATAAATCAATCTTAACGAAAGCACTGGATTTAAGTAATCGCGTAAATGATACGATTTCTATACAACATGAAATTAGCGAAGATTCATATACAGGTGAAGGACTTAATAAGAAACAGAAGGAACGTTTAGTAAAAGTGCTTGAAGCGTCTATTAATAATAAAGCTTTCAGTAGCAAATTAGAAGCAGGACGTAGTAAATATGCTGTTACATTCGAATATGAAAATTACAATGGCACTGTATATGAAGCCGGCAGTTATGATGTTCCTATTTCGCTTTATGATAAGGAAGTTATCGCGTTCTTGAAACAGGAGAACTTCATAGATAAATATAGTGACTTGTTACCAGAAGGTAAAGTATATGAATTACCAAAATCAACAGATTTATCTTTCGCCTCGAGTGTAGATTCTATTAAAGACATTAAAGGTGCAAAAAAGGTAGAACGCAAATCATTTAAAGCTATCGTTGATGAAAATAAAATCGATGAAGAAGGTAATCATTTATACTTAATCGATAATGCTGAAAGAACATTTATATTTGTAAAATAA